In Festucalex cinctus isolate MCC-2025b chromosome 1, RoL_Fcin_1.0, whole genome shotgun sequence, the sequence ATGTCTTTGACTGTATTGTTAGTTTATGTTGTGCCGCTGACCACGTTTTTCCGATTGTTCATCTTCCACAGAGCTTTCCAACCTCCTCGTGAAGAGACACGGTGTGGATGGCGGTGACAACGCGCGCACTCTCTCTCCGAACAAGTTGGAGCTCTGCTTCCAGATCAAGTACAAAGACCTCATCCTGGTTAGAAGCCTGTTTGTTGCACCTTCCAAGCTTTGTAAATTCCATGCTTCGTAGCTGAGTCGTGCGTGTTTACGGACAGAGGCAGCATTTGGGTTTTGGCACTAGAACTCACATCTACTCGGCACATCTGAATGTCAGGCAAGCGGCTGATGAGCAGAAGGACAACTTGAACGGCGATGAACAGAATGTCCAAGTGGTGCTGAAGGTTCTCGAGCAAAGCAAGGAGGATATCACATCCGTAAGCGCTTGTCACACCGCGACCGCCCCGCGAATGACTGTTGTCTTTTGATTGAAAATCAATACTTTGCTTCCTTTTAGGCTTTCTTTGAGATGGCAAGTCTCATGAGGCAGGTGTCTCACAGTCACCTGGTGTTTGTCCATGGTTTGTCTGTCAACGGTTCTGAAAGTAAGAGCACACTGCAGCTTCTACTTCCCACTTTGCTACTTCCTCAACACACCCAGTAAACTTTTGTGTCTTCTTCTCTTGCAGACATCATGGTGGAAGAGTTTGTGGAATTTGGGCCTTTGGACATTTTCCTACGTAGAGAAAAAGCCAAGTTGACTTCTCGGTGGAAATTTATTGTGGCCAAACAACTTGCCTGTGCCTTGAACTACCTAGTAAGTTGCGATTCATTTGTATGCTTTGTCTTTCTATGTCAGTTCGTGTCACTTTGCTGGCCGCATGAACTTTTTGAAGAGGGATGTCTCATTTCCAACTACCGGTAATCAGGAAATTAGCCCTCATTTAAGGCTGGCACTTGCACTGCTGGTCTAAGTGCCCTATTCTGAATTAATGCAAGTGTCCAAGTGGCACATAACTGATATGTCATTGATGGCTTCCACAAACATTCGGAATTATTTTCAGACGTTGTATAATAGCTGCAACAGATCTGAGTTTTAGCCACATTCTTAAAAGGAAAatcaaccccccccaaaaattattgacaataatatgttctatgccccACAAGTCCAAATATGATATTCAGCTTCtgacaacaggtgagctgtgattagtcattgctgagccctgagcaactgtgatgtcatcttcagtcgacagcaagtgggaaaatagACGcctttgatggaaaaaaaacaaaactgattttgcttcataactcttattccacaaatgtaatattaatcagaatgtcatgcttagactagtgaggtcacatataacttattattgtcaagaaatgtttaaggttgacttcctctttaaaatgtttttcctctttctgttgctataaCACACGtctatgagagaaaaaaaaaaaaaacgtgcagcGGAAGTCATCAACACTGACCGTGTAAGCAGCTGCATAGCAGGAACCGAGAGCTAGCTACTCCTCAGTACACGCCCTACAATAAATCATGTGAAGTGGCGCTAATTTGTTTCGTGACAGATGTTGACAAATTTATTGTGCCTGAAGAGGTAGCTATGCTAGCTAACTCCAACGGGATCTGCGTTCTTGTAGGCGACTAAAGGCGTCACCCATGGAAACGTTTGTGGCAGGAATGTCCTTGTGGCGAGGCGAGGTCTGGAGCAAGGTGCATCTCCTTTAGTCAAGCTGAGTGACCCAGGCATTGCCGTCAATATACTTTACCAGGAAGGTCAGTACCATAAATAATGACAGCGTGAGTGAAATCAGCTTTGACATTTTGGGACTCgtttacatcatttttttttttattttaatttttatgtatGGACCATTGAAAGAACTGTTTCCCAACTACTCTGCTGTGCCTAATTAGTATACAATAAGAGACCATCTGGAGTCCTACAGGAAATTTCACAGCTTTGGTCcccaaaaatgttgcattatttAGTAAACAGGTTTCACACTGCGAaagcaaatccatccatccatgagcCAAGTTCATCATTATTTCATTCTGGATACATTTTGTGACTGGAAAGCTCACCTATTTTTCTGCACCACCTGGTGGCATCTTGCTATCAATGAAGTGTGGTTTCGTGAGTTTATGAGTTTCGTTTCGACATACCGATAAATAGTGCTTTGCCATCATCTTGTGATCACGGGTTCTTTGCACCTACATCTCGGTCTTTTCTGGTTTTGAAGCgttacattaataaataaactgataaatatgataaaattcatgcTTAGTCACACATAAATCTTACCAAGTACTTTTATGTCATCGCCCCCTTGCTGCAGAGCGACTCGAACGTACTCCCTGGATCGCTCCCGAGTGTGTTTACAGCAAGGCGCCCGTCGGCCTCGGCGCAGACCAGTGGAGCTTCGGCGTCACCCTGCTGGAAATCTGCAATGACAGCCATCTCCCCATTAGCGGCGCCACAATGATGGAGGTCGGCCCTGAGCCTTCATTTACGGGACGTCGTGGCCGCTAAGAGTCGAATCACCTCCATCCGTCTCCTTTCCACAGAAAGAGTGCTTTTATCAGCAAAAGGGCAAGTTGTTGGAGCCGTCCTCCCAGGACCTGGCCGTCTACATCAACAAGTGTCTCGTCTACGAGCCCTTGGAGAGGCCTTCCTTCAGCTCTTTGCTCAGAGACCTCATTGACATCAGGAGGAAAAGTGCGCTTCGAAAGATCTTCAACTTTAAATGTCAATGATTTTTGGTGTTTGATGTTTTATCCTCTGCACAGATCCTGATATATTCCCCAGTAATGCACTTCCTCATGCTGAATCCACCACGTTTCTCAAGCGTCATCTGAAAAGGAGGTGCATTTTAGGAAAGGTGAGTTCATTTCCCAATCAGTCTTTCATTCCTTCCATGTAGCTGAACTAACGGCTCACGCCGTCCGACTTCAGGGTAATTTTGGAACGGTGACGCTATACATGTACGACCCCGCCAACGACGGCACTGGAGAGCTCGTGGCCGTCAAGGCTTTAAAACAAGAGAACGGCCCCTTGCCCAGGTCCTGGATGAAGGAGATCGACACCCTCAAGTCCCTCGATCACAACAACATTGTCAAGTACAAAGGATGCTGCACTGAAATGGGTGAGTTCTCAGCGCTCTCATACAAATggcttttatccatccatccatccattatcttgaccgcttattcctcacaagggtcgcggggggtgctggcgcctatctcagctggctctgggcagtaggacgggggacaccctggactggctgccagccaatcgcaacaaATGGCTTTTAGTCATACAAATTTAAAgtccagtatttttatttttaaaaattaaaatgtgtattacttgtgcacaatatttaataaatacaatggTAAAATGAAAGAAGCAACAGATTACTTACCTAGCGTTGCATTTCAGCTGAGTTAATtgaaaaagcaggcgagccgagccattggagccaaaagtcaaacacGCAAAATTGTCGCagaggagcgacgtcatctgaaagtgGTTTTCTATTggatgatgatgtcacttctgtgagacatactttcaaatgttcttattctggttaaataaatatactaaaatcatatttaaagtcAGCCCTaaagactcatgcattaaattaattaccaaagactaaaacgaaggatattTTTGCTCTAAAATAGTTTCGCTAtcttatagttagttttgtaaacataaaattagagttgtcaaatgattaaacattttaatcagattaatcacatcttagaattttgattaatcacgattaagatcttaattaaaaaggctttttatctttttttttttttttgcctgccaaatttgaggagcacctgttatgtattGGACatcgtcaacattttttgatccactgcacactgtCATCctcttttctaatcagttagttacttgcataatttaaaatgggaaaaaaacaaaaaacagtagtttgacatgaacaaatattctgaatgtcatatgcaaacatttattaaattatttactttaatgcatggagtttattgctcaaacacaacctgcgcCACCTTTAACATAGCCATCGACTGTTAAGCGAAtaggatcatctgtggtcaaaattatagtgtgattaatctgcgttaatacatgattaatgcgatatttttttgtgattaatcaatgagttaacgctTTTACTTTGACAGcattacataaaatgtagtttgttagttttcagttTTTAGAATGCATTTtcgtttatattttattttgttaacaaaattgttctttgcattttagttttagttttttcgttagttttcgttaactaaaataaccctgGTCAAAATACACAAAGGCTAAAGAGTCAGATTCACTTTTTACACTGGCTGAAATAACTTCAACTTGGGAGAATTGTGTCTTAAATATAGTACCATCATGGCTTTTCTTACCAAGTAAGACAGGAACGGAAGCAGTGACATTCCGATCAAGCGATTGTTGCTCAATGTTGTAAActtagcaactttttttttttttaaatgcagagcGACAAATACTGTCTACCAACTTTTTGTGGTTTTATTGGAGATGGATTCAAGTGGGTGGTTATCAAATATTTGCAGTAACTGTATAATGTTCCCCACAGCCAATTGTGCTGGGCCGTAGCCAACCTCTTTCAAGGCTCACACTAACTAAATGAACCATACTTTAGCTGTCACGTGGGCTGAACTGTCACACAATTATACAAAGATGATAAGCActtataaaaacagcaaatatgtTGGTCAAGCTCCAAAATGGTCCACACTGCAGGGTCAACTTGGATTTGCAGGTTCCATTCCGAAATACAAGATTTCAAACTTCCTTAGTGTGACCTGTTGACAGGAGGACAGGTGGTACAGCTCATAATGGAGTATCTTCCGTTGGGCAGCCTGGAAAAATATCTtcgaaaacaagaacaaaatacaTCCCAGTGCCTGCTGTTTGCTCAGCAGATCTGCCAGGTGAGCTGTTCGCTTGACTTTGCTCTGCTGCGGAAATGTCATCCCTGTTGTATGGAAGTGAGCATTTCATTTTTACAGTATGCTCACAATGCCAAAATTCTATTGAGTCCAAAGAGAAAATGTAGCCTTGTTTTAATGTTTACCATCACctcttagagcaggggtgtcaaactcatattagctcaggggccgcatagaggaaaatatatacagtatatattactaagtgggccgaaacGGTGAAATAattaatggtatataacttaaaaacaattgccgtcaattatacgcagatttttgcaatttttgggccagccctaaattacggagctcaactgtaatctattgtttaaaaaaatgaacacaaatgcaaatgaaacgtgGCAACAccttgcctgtatgagttccggacgtgttaaatctacctattttgcatatatatagttcccagaatgcattgtgtggcacagttaatgaagttatgtgtatttgtgttaccagtaattgaatttgtgttatatttaccacgtttatgttggtctatgatttgaaaaaaacaaaaaaaaacaaacaaaaaaaaaacaaaaaacaaaaacattttcttaaacaaaccataactttaaaaggatactttacttatttagccatttttggaagtcaaacatgaatataaaaaaaaacatgaattttttgcctataatgaatttgatattttcattatttttcatgtacaattagtacctttaaaaacacattttgcaacttgctgtcgactgaaaatgacatcacaagggctcaggtgaccaatcacagctcagcttgtgaatgtcacatgaccaaacctagaaaacaggtgagcagtgattggtttaaaggtactaattgagcgtgaaaaataatgaaagtatcaaattaattatagacaaaatattaactttttattgctataatgggctaaataagtgaagtatccctttaagttgtgtttaaaataacgactaCCAGggcgattccgtgtacaagttacattactgatctgaggactgcttgtgaaattacaaatttatatatttgattttggctggctgattaattggtccgacattacaatttttattttttaagttataaAGTTGTCTCACGGGCCGGGTTAAAccgctttgcgggcctgatccggcccgcgggtcgtatgtttgacacccttgTCTTAGAGTGAATCCCTTTTGCCATTACGTTTTTGGTTTGGAATGTACTGTAATATGATACATTGTCATAGGGGATGGAATACTTGCACTCAGTGCGATACATCCATCGGGACCTCGCTGCACGTAACATCTTAGTGAAAAACGACAGCTTGGTAAAGATCGCGGACTTTGGCCTGTCGAAATATATCCCTGAGAATGTCACCTACTACCGTGTGTCCGAAGACGGTGACAGTCCAGTGTTCTGGTGAGTTTGTGTCTACCAATTGGTGCATGGTGTCTTTGAGAAGAGGTGGGTGGCCACCATGATGGCAGTTATTTGATGATTGGTGTTGCATCTTTTACAGGTATGCCCTCGAGTGCCTGACAACAAACAAATTTTCATTTGAATCCGATGTTTGGTCCTTTGGCGTGACTCTGTACGAGATCCTAACCCGCTGCAACCCAGAGGAAAGCCCCCCAGTGGTACTTCGTCGTCGTGGAACCAGCAAAAAACACGTTGGCATGTGACTTTGTTTCAAACGCAGCATGTCTTCTGCTTTGTAGATGTTCAGCAAGATGGTGCCAGTATCGCCCAGTGAGATGAACGTGAATgtgcttgttggcttgttggagAAGCAGCAGCGCTTGTCTTGCCCCAAAGACTGCTTGCCTGAGGTAAAGAATATCAtgacatgtatatatatatatatattttttttaagctttaggGGTGTCTAATACTCTATTTTTCTCTGAGAATAGCTGAAGGATATAACCACGCAGTGTTGGGCTCAAGATCCTGCAGAAAGGCCGTCGTTCCATTCCCTCTTTGAGAAACTGGAGTATATCCGCTCACAGCCAAGTGTTGACTTTTTTAGCTCTGGATTCCAATCTACTTGCTTGAAtaccatttaaaaatacatttacattacattacatacatTTGTCAGCTTCCTCCATAAACTGTGGTCTGGCATCATGAACAAGGAGCATCATGAACAAAAGGTCAACAGACCGAAATACTGTGTAAACTTGTAAGTATGCATTTGGTTGTTgaatattttatacattttataagGTTGTTAGATTTTACATTTGAATTTTAGCAGAACATAACATGgtttatttgttcaataaataattttccACATTCTCATTggggtttccttttttttttttttttccttctccacTATTGCGTAATCCAGTGCATATTCACAGTGCTTGGCACCAGCAATGCATCTACAGGATCATTTGGACCATGCTTCTCCAGTAAATAGTTCCAGAAGGGTCCCTGATGATGTTAGTGTCTTATTGACAACCCTGGAATTCTACTGAAGTGGTTTTGAgttcttgtttgtctatgtcCCTGTGTGGTGGAGTACTCATGGGgacttggtctttttttttttttttttgcatagtaATGCTGCTTCAAGTTATAGCCATTTTCAACAAGTTGGAAATCTACACTAAAAGCAAAGTGGGTCAATTTAGATATGAAAATAGCCCTTAAAACTGGCAGTGCAAAAGTTGGTATACGAGTTATgaggaggctttttttttcatgtaaatttGGAAGATATATGACTAAAGATCTATGTACTTAGGAAACTAGACTAGTAGAATGTGTAAATGCTGAAAGCCAGCAATTTGAACATATAAGAGATTGtacataatatccatccatccattttctgaaccatttactccttacaagggtcacggggggtgctggagcctatctcagctggctatgggcagttggcggggtacaccctgaactggtcgccagccaatcgcagattgtACATAATactgtttttctaatcattgCTTTTCCCCATTTAACTATGCCTACTTCAGTTCAAACACTGCCTATGTAGCCAACCTAGGGAAAAGGACCCCAAATATCTCAAATTAATGTTTCAACTAACAAATGAAATTATATATATGGGAtatcataaatgaataaaaatattgaggGAAAAAATCGGATCTTGCCCTTGACCGTCACTTTGGATCATTTCCGCTTTGGGCATGGCTCAAACAACACCCGTAACCCCACCCACTGACGCCACGTAGCTCTCGTCCAATCGGAGACGGTGTTAGGCCCATGTGTGTATTGTTTGAACTGCTCAAATGCGACTGCTTTTCCAGAGCAACCAGAACTTCCACCAAGTCGAGCGATGGCGGCCGTCGTATCTGTGAGCGCAAATGCCAAAGAAGAAAGTACAGACACAACGCTCGGCTTCGTCTCCCGTCCGCTCCACAAAAAGTACGACCTCGCTGCACCCGCCGACCACGAAAAGTGGAGGCCCGGAGATGGTCGTCATCCCGAGCTCGAAGCCGGCGAAGAGGTCCCAACAGCGGGACGCGAGGGTCAGCGGAGGGCCGACGAAGACTGGACGCCACTGAGCCCCCAAGAGATTCAGAGCCGCTTGGAGAGAACTCGTCGGGAGTTTTATAACCGCAGGAAGATTATCGTCAAAAATCTGCCGTCTGACATCACCAATCAGGTAGGGATGAAAACTTTTGCTTAAGTTGAGTGTGTGAGTGACAGCGATTGTTTGGCGAGTGTTAACCTAGCCGTGCTATGCTACTTTTGTTAGCCCTCTGGCCATTAAACACAACATAGTTTATTAGCGATAATTAGCAGTGGCACCCCCTTTACTTATATTGAACCGTTCACTTCAAAATAGCCATACTTTACAGTACAAACTAAGTAATTAGTTGTGAATTGTACAAATAACGTGTTCGTGTTTAACTTAATTAAACCCCGGCTGGTCAGTTAACTGTCAAGTGTGGCCTGAGCCGTCAGTCAGGCCTCGCAAACGTCCTCGTCGAGGATTTATGTACGGTAAATTAATTGGACGACTGTCCCAGTCACACTTGCGGATTGGTCACACTTTACACATAATTATTCCCTTTTACGTTGGCCCAAAGTCCAATTTAACCACGTCAACTCGTCTGATAAACTCATGATGTCATCGGCCCCCTCCCCACCTCCCCCCTCCGTTTTGGAACGTGCCTGACTCGTGGGGAGCGGTGGGGGTTGCGGGCGATACCATTGTTCAGGAAAAGGGGGATGTTTAGTAGATGGTGGGGTTTCGAGATGCGAGTTTCGTTTTAACAAAAGGTGGAAGGCGTGTGGACATAACGCTTCAGAAAGTGCTCGACGGCATCGCCGTTCGTTTGTGAATGGACAAACGCAGCGTAGAACAATTTTGTCCTCCCCAACAAAGAGTCAGTCATTCGCCTCTGTAGACCCCATCTCCCGTCCCAGTACCCCACAGGGGCACTTTTCTTGTCTTCCATcagaatgtgtatatatatattaatgatTGTGTGATTCCACCCCACTCACCCAATTTTcgttattttgtgtgtttttattattattattgttgttattttatttttattatgtatgAATTATTTTTGCTCTTTCTATTCCAGGAGGTTCACGAACTGCTGGGGAACTATGACCTGAAGTACTGTTTTGTAGACAAATACAAGGGCACAGGTTGGTAATGTATGTGGTTTAAAATagtgatacattaaaaaaaaaaatggcatttttgagTAAGAAAGCACCCAATGCCAGATGGGAAAGTGTTACTTTTTTGTAGcatatctgttttgttttgttttgttttgttttgttgttttgttttgtttttttaaagattttttcttttaatttttttcgttTGTAAGTTTGACCTATAAAAACTTACACAATACAGATTTCACCATGTGTTTTgtcttaccaaaaaaaaatccacctatTGCTAAACAACCTCTAATTCATATATAGTGCTCAATATATTAGTATAATGCTTGTCAAGTCATTATGATGAAGAATGTGCTGGACAGAAAAATGAGGGCAGATTTTgaatccctgcaaaaaaaaaaaaaaaaaaatctacagggTGTGTGGGtacatcgttaaaaaaaatacttcttaaacaaaacagttttgttCAATTGTATTGTTgaaaattttatttatcaaCACGATTTACATCATTTTCAATGTATAATTTGACGCGCTTTGCAATATTCAAGTGAACTCACTGGAATAGTCTTTATTCTGGGGAGGAAAAATAATATCTGAACTGCTTAAATAAAAAAGTGGAATCCCCTATGTACCCAGACTTTGTGGACACGCTGTATTATATCGACATCTGATTATATTTTAAGGGTATATTACCCAGCCCATGTTAAACATTAACTCGGTTCCTATACTAAAATTTTATCATTCCCCATCCCTTCGCCCTGCAGCTTTTGTGACGCTGCTCAATGGTGAACAGGCACAGAGTGCTATCAAGGAGTTCCACCAGCACACAATGCGCGATCGGGAAATCTCTGTGCAGCTGCAGCCCACCGACGCCCTGCTATGCATCGCCAACCTGCCGCGCTCCTTCACCCAGCAGCAGTTCGAGGAGCTGGTGCGTCCCTTCGGCAACCTGGAGCGCTGCTTCCTGGTGTACCGAGCGTCCAGCGGCCACTCCAAGGGCTACGGCTTTGTGGAGTACATGAAGAAGGACTCTGCGGCCCGAGCCAAGTCGGAGCTGCTTGGAAAGCAGCTGGGCTCGCGCATGCTCTACGTGCACTGGACCGAGGTGGGCTCACTCACGTACCCGCTGCTGCACTCAAAGTGTCTCTGTGTGGACCGCCTGCCTCAGAGTCTTCTGACCGCCCAAGACCTGCGCAATGCGCTGGCTGATGCCCACACACCAGTCTTCTGTCAGGTCAGGCTCTTCACCCATGTTCCCTCTAATTTCCAATGCATCTGAGCACACAAATTAGGGATAGAGCAGCGCTGATATTGGGCATTTCGTTGAATATCCGTCtcagccttttttaaaaatctgatggCCGATTTAGAGAGTGAAGCTGAACCCATTTTAATCTAGGGAgctatttattaaaattttcagttaactttatgaaCTTTACAATTTTTTGCTTGACATCAAAgtttaagattttattttttttttgggtggggggcggggggggggggtatttactgtagaaaactatagGGAGCTAGGGTATttgtttaagtttccatttaacttcttaagacgtactgataaccttgggagctcTCTGAACATCatgttagaaatttaaaaagaTGTCTATTGTCTGAAGCCTGGTACACATAaaaggatttttcaaatctcAAAAGATTTGTTATCTTTGTCAGatgccacacataaagataaaaaatgGGCATTTAACAGCTTTAGTCGTATTGTGTGAAAGGTGCGCAGATAATCTCATCACAGCTCCCTCACAAACATAAagattatcatctcaacactggTCAAGATTCCAGTCCTCCGTGAGAGACTTCTCGTGTGAATTATACGTGATCTAATCAAAACCGGAAGGGGAAAAACCCCCAACTTAAACAACTTGGAAACGACGAGACACAACATGGAAGACAACAAACGCAACGAACTGGAAGTAATGATGGTGGTTTGCGGACTACTTCTCCCACGAGCTGGTCCTCCATGGTAGAGGTCCACCGGACTTTGTGCTTCTGATCGGACATGCTTTCTGATATGCTTGTTGTTTTCGTATATGCACACTTCCGTCTTTTTCAGTTAGGGcgcctcttgattggctacattccgtttgacgtcacagttggtggCGCAGGGGCACCTCGGCTTCCCCGCCGATGTTAAGATTTTTgccgtaaatattgaacatgttcattatttaagattgtcGGCCCCGATTGGTTTTGGACCCAATTATCGGGACACATCCACTCCTAACACATCTCACAtataaagataatcttataagacAAAAGATTGTTGGGTGGTTGACGTCCTTGGTCAGGAAGAGGCAATATCGGGACACAAACGGCCTGACTCACTTTGTGTGAACCACGCTTaagataaataacaaaaaaacttccCCATTTTGGCATGTCAGAAAAAATTTTCATGCTTCAGCGATGGAAGCTCAGTTAAATTAACGAGTCTGTCCATTGGCAAAAATTCGCTCGCGGCCTCGCACCTTTTTTGCGAGTCTTAATTGCCTCTCTATATGACACAAACAGAAGTGCgagcatgaaaaacaaaacatgtacaaCATTAACAACTTTTATTAACAAATTTTTTAACATGCGAATAGTTGCCGAACAGattgtataataaaataaaaaactgggtGTTGAGGTAAAGTGCGTTCTTCCAgctatccaaaaaaaaagataaaaaataaagcagaattaaaattatttaaaaaatataatgaaaacggaaataattcaataataaaATTTCCCATAACAAATGCAGTAAcgaaaattagtgctgtcaaacaattaaaattcttaatctgattaatcaaactttaattttgattaatcagctaaattacttgcgtattctaTTTctcatgcatgcgtgtattgctcaaaacgtagcagcatcatatcaattggttgcaattcagcaattattaattaattaaacacaaactactgttttatctaaagtcccgtcggggtgtttttaaaGCGacatttaccaccgagcacaccaaccggAGTCACCccactcattttggaacaacaggcgtaggaaatgccgtgcattgacctcatcactgacctgcgcagccttcaatgttcAAGGCTCAATTGCGGTCAAAAagaatagtgcgattaatctgcgttaatacgtgattaatgcgacattcttctgtgattaattaatctattaacgctttaactttcaCAGCCCTAGAAAATATGCATGTCAGTGGCAC encodes:
- the LOC144001846 gene encoding non-receptor tyrosine-protein kinase TYK2-like, with protein sequence MEYLPLGSLEKYLRKQEQNTSQCLLFAQQICQGMEYLHSVRYIHRDLAARNILVKNDSLVKIADFGLSKYIPENVTYYRVSEDGDSPVFWYALECLTTNKFSFESDVWSFGVTLYEILTRCNPEESPPVMFSKMVPVSPSEMNVNVLVGLLEKQQRLSCPKDCLPELKDITTQCWAQDPAERPSFHSLFEKLEYIRSQPSVDFFSSGFQSTCLNTI